Genomic window (Magnolia sinica isolate HGM2019 chromosome 10, MsV1, whole genome shotgun sequence):
CTGTCCTGGGAGTTTAATCTGCGCACAATACTCCTTGAAGCCCGCTGAAATTTTTCATTTGCTTTTGTGACGTATTGGGTACACTGATTCGCTATATGTGGTCAGGTAATTTTACGCCGTGTAGAATGGGGAGTAATatgagtaatgaggaagattatagtttatacatgctgacaGGACATGCATACAAGGGTACCCCTTCACGTCAAACTtgcgacatgtacatgaaaactcACTAAGCTTGACTGTATCATCATAATCGCCTACAATatagtactcatctcgagaaattgCATGATAGCGAACGTCTCTCGCCTTGTGCACAAGATCCTTTAACTGTTCCTCCACCCATGGTATCAACGGACCTACAAATGATGCTGCAGattttcttctcttataaaacaattCTTGTATCTTAAATCTTACTGCCTTTATCAATTTAGTAACGAGGTATTCATGTACTTCTTTGCAGAGGGCATTAACACACTTAGAtatgtttgtagtgaccaagttgaatctttttcctagAAAGTGGgaagatgcccatctctcgtaCCGATTTCTCTCAGCTATACATGTACTGAggattggccatttcgatatcacACATTAACTTTTCGAATTCATCCCTTTTGCATGTCTTCACAGCCTGCTAGTAGTACATCTCTAACAACTTGTCTTTAAAAGTGTCCACCGAGTTTCTATAGATATGGTATGCGCAGTAGTCATGGATTGCATGTgggaagacttggggaacctctttcattaaacctttatgtTGGTCGGATATAATCACAAGACCCGAAAGAGACCCTAacgcatcgttaaggtagttaagAAACCAATTCCAAGTGCTGCTGTTTTCTGATTCTTCGATGCCAAACGTAACTGGAAAAACATGATTGTTCCCATTTAAGGTTGTGAcaatgaatagaacacccttgcATTTGCCCTTTAAGTGTGTTCCATCAATGGCTAATACTCTCCGCATAGAATTTTGAAAACTTCGAACGCATTGTCCGAGCGCtacaaaacatctctcgaacctgAAAGTCTCTTGGTTAACAAGCGCGGCAGTTACCATCCCTATGTTGGCCAGCCTCAACTTATGCAAATACAAGGggattgtaggagtcttcataagaccccataaCCCAATTTATTGTAAGCTCCTTAGCTTGTCATGCATTCTtataactgataagaatattatatttcccTTGCATAATGAAGATAATATCACTTGGCCTCAACTCTAGGCGTTGCTCAATGCGACTAACAACCAAATCACACTCTAACTTATTACTTACTTGCTAGTGATCGCTTTTCATCCATGACATATTGCATGTGTGTTTTGACGTATAATTCCGTATCTTGAATATCCCTACATCATTCACTCGAGATGCATCAACCCTCCATTTGCATGTATCTTCAAAGCACATCACGGTGAATCTCATAGAATTTGAGTACAATACCCTATACTGGAAGTTATTGCGATTTCAAATTAGCTCAAAACATATTGGCACCGAttcttgtccttaaatgtttgccTAATGGCTATATCGATCGGTTCACCTAACGAATCCGTGTATTTCAGCATTTCTACATTAGTGAATGTAACATCTTCAAATGGCACGGGAACTTGACGAGTGATGAAGTATGATGTTTTGGGAAGGTCTGGAAGCAGAATGTCACTCACACATATAGATCGGGTGGTGAATGATGATGGCAGATCTGTTGTTATTGCTAAAGGTGGTGCCATGTATTCATAAATGAGGTTAAGGTCATGTGCACCACTGACTTGGATAATCACAACATTTGATATTTGAGGCAGCTTGGGCAGTTGATCGTTGCTTACTCCCACTAGTAATGGACATGGATTATATTCAAATTCTATGCCATGCTCCTCAACCACACTATCCATGTATGTTGTCCTATTAATGTGTTGCATTGTCTCGATGATTAAAGGGATGAATTTATTCGAATGCTTTAACTGTGTTCCCAAGAATTCTCTCACGTCATTGTCATCTTCAATTtcggttggagggattgatttatttaaagatacaatactttcatcctaatatcacaatctgttAGTCTACTATTGATAATCTTGTAAATTCTAGATAGAAGCTCTTCATAAGTAGTCTCGACACGTAGTGTAATAATTTTTGAACTTCCACCCGTATACGAGTATCGCTTGTTTTTAAATTCTAACTCGCCGCCATTATttgaaaaccaatacaatgacacactacaccaaaattgctaATTTGCAATGGACCAAATCCGTCATAAAACCTAATAAATGACGGACTTCGTCCGTCGCgtggtccgtcgctgtttactgggtcgtttttttTTTCGACGGATAAAATCTATCATTTAATCTATGATGGATAAGGTCCATCGCATCATAGCaatggataaaatccgtcgtaaaaattaaaaaatccgtTGGTAATATTCAAAAAATTTGTCGTCACGTAAAACATTAGCGAcgaataaggtccgtcgctaatatgagtaaagCGACGGACCTCGTATCCGTCGTTGATTCagtgttcagaaattagcgacagatttggtccgtcgctaaaatatctgtaaaggACCttcaataaattattattattattttttttaatcttgtgCCTGATactcattcaaaaaataattcacactattgtttgataagaatcctattcacaaaattggtaacaactcaattcaataaaagaggaaatgacccaagtggcccactccaacaaaaattgactTTACCCCTCCTAACTAAACACTTCTTACCCGGAACTTCAACTGTTTgctatgccttgccttgaatTGGCTACTTGGTATCTTttcttgttcaaccttcttttgagcccttcctacatatattacaaacaaccagattcaatccaagaaaagactagtttagtcaacccttcatatattacaaataaccagctcaaatccatgaaaagtgaatagtttaatcaactgaaaccaattaacaaaataaaagattagaattcatcctagccattaggGGTTCAGAGGAGAGCGTTCCTTGACTTCATAGCATTCACTAGGAGAGCACAATACAGTTTGAAAAGATCTTTAGATGTTGGAATCAATACACAACAGCGCAATGCAATCTGCATTTAATGCACTGTCTAACAAAATGACCAAATGAAAGTGTAGGAACTGCGAAATTCCTATTTCCCAACAAGATACACCTGCATAATCAGAAGATAGCAACAACTTGTCAGTGCTTGTAACTGCTTTCATTTATGAAACTGCATCTCTATTACCATTTGGTCCATGAATCCAGAcccaaaaaaatatttttgattcccccatccatccattcaaccaTCATACAGTTATATTCataaatacatacacataaatGTATCATACGATTATATACATATGCAAGGATGGACTTGTTTCAGACCATTCATCCAATGCACTCTACCATTATTTGGCCAcaaacccaaaacaaaaaaaaagccgTTTCTGGACAATCCTACCCATTCCCGACCATCTTATCAATGAACTTTTCATTCAAGATGAGCCATTGCTAGCCTGTCTTTAGTGTCCATTTATAAAAAAACTGGTTAAACAGGATTGTCCAACCACTGATCTTCTTTTTTGAGAGGTCCATTCCCAATTGGACCTGCTGTACATATGGTTAGGATATCATCTgcatatatgatgcatatggttaaGAAATAAAACTTTAGAGTGAGAATGGATCTGATTGAATTAAATATCAGAACAATAGAAAACAGATAACGTTGGAATTATGCTTCAGGAAGGGCTCCTTTCTTGGATGCCTAATTAGAATATAGTTCTAAACTCAGTGATTCAACTGAAACGCCACTCAGTGAGACACCAAGCCAACAGAAACTCGCTCACGATTGTGACTCGGTCCAGGTCGACAAGGCTCATACCCAAATGCTCATACCCAACCGGTTGGAAGAAATTGAAAAGTTACCGTCTGTATGTTTTTATGTCTGTACATATGTACATACATATTTATGTATTGTTGGATGATAGGCTACTATCTGCCAGCAGATATAACTTTCAAAATGCATTTGTGTGcaacatccaacctgtctaaTTGGTTAACCCCACTttgaggatcaccttgtgtaaaattcagccccatccactcatcaggtagacaACACTTACTATTTTGTTATTTACCAGCGGATATACTTGAGGTTATCTGCTGGGTGGACAATAATGTATTGGCAAAGAGCAATTCTAGTGTAAatctatatatgtatgtatgaagttttgctaagcccacacgtgtcTACCACTCAGCTAATGCACCACCCACTGTATATGCTAGTATTGTAGGCCAGtgaaacatccaagccatccaccaggTGGAGTTCACTGTGTAGAGCCcaaagataaaggtggtccatTCAGTTGGTGTGCCATGATAGTAGAAATAAGCCAAGCAAATTAGAAAACTTTGGCTATTTTTTTTCACAACCGTACATTCGTTCAgttgattgtggcccacctgactagtggactgacctgattcttgggatagggaatctcatcatgatggatggcttggacatTCCACTTGTTCACCTTGCTAGAATATGTGGTGacatgtgcattagctgacttaaacatgcatgtgggcttagcaaagctctgtaTGCATCAGCTAGGGGCAATTTTTCCCATGCAAATAGTTTTTAGAGGATCATGAACTTTGCATTTTCAAGGAACATGGGGAGGAATTTGAAACAAACGTAACATGTATTTAGGTTATTTGGAGGCATATGCGTGTGTAGCAACCAACGTTTCAGATTGTACCTGTCAGCCCCATCAACAGCGTGGAGTTTACCTCCACTGGGAATAGGGGCATTTTTGCTGTTTTAAAATGTTGCTGCAATATGCGAGTAGCTTGTTGGCAGTCTTTATTGTATAGTGTGGAATTATGTTTGGCATGTGAGTCGGTATCAATGTGAGCCTTTGCCATTTCCGGTTCCAAGACCTTGGTAAAGAGGAAGGTGAATGTCTAGTTGGCAGCCAATCATAATTTCtttttgccaatctaccatttaaagccaaccccaaatcgATGGAAGAAAGGCTCAGATGATGATTGTATAACAGGAATTTGGAAACCAGGAATTGAAGTTTGGATcatgggtttatatatatatatatatatatatatatatatatatatatatatatatatatataatgaaaatattattttttcttcttttcaaccagtagttttcatttttttttaaagttctaaatccttaaaaaaaactgtaatttgcAGATGAACTACATTCTGTTCTTGAAatagaagagaaaggaaagaagagacaTACCTTCTCTGAAATTTGTGGTTATCTCTGCATTTTTATGTTTGGTTTGTTGCGGATTTCAGTTGTTCTAGATCCGACATAGCTTCAATGGTGGAACACCAAAATGACATTTGAGGTAAGGTCCTTCAAATGTCATTTTGGTGGGCGATATCTATGAAGGCTCCTTTGAGCATACAAAACTTACAGGGAAAATAAAAACCTGTTATAAAATAGAGATCACAAAAACATCTAGCGAGTAGCTGAAACTTTGTGGATACGTTGGTTGTTCAAGGATTTAAGACAAATCAAAACAAATAGGGTCATATCTCGAAGGCAGCACATAAGCCTTTGTATGGagtttcttttcatttgttttgccaaTTCAACTCTCTTAATGATAATTACATAATAATGTGCATGGCATatttgtcaaacaaccatttactccaaaagcttaagctcgAGAAGGCTGCTTACAAACGTGAAGAAGGCTGGCAAGGATGGCACTGAGCTTACAAACGTGAAGAAGGCTGCGTACTTAACTTCATCTGTGATGAAACACTTTGATGTCCCAAAGCTCGAGAAGAAAATTGATGAGGAGAAGAAGGTTTCTCATTCATCACTGATGGATGACACAGAGAAGGCCATACTTGATCCAGCAAAAGCCAAAGTCAAACTAAAAGCGGATAATGTTGACATCTGTTacaccccccccaaaaaaaaaataaaataaaataaaatcagagtgGGGGTGAATTTGATCTCAAGCCGAGTGCATCAAGCAATGATGAGGATCTCTACTATGACTCGACAAGTGTGATCATATGCGCAATTCGCTACAATAGCTACTGCTCAAACATTGCCAGAACATTTCTCATTGATGCAAATGCAACGCAGAGTAAGGCTTATGAGGTTCTCCTCAAGGCCCATGAGGCAGCGATAGGTGCATTGAAGGCTGGAAATAAGGTCAGTGCTGTTTACCAAGTAGCAGTCTCGGTGGTAGAGAGGGATGCTCCTGAATTTGCCTCTCATCTTACAAAGTCAGCAGGAACGGGAATCGGTCTTGAGTTCCGTGAGTCGGGATTGAGTTTAAATGCCAGGAACGATCGGGTGTTGAAGCCTGGAATGGTTTTTAATGTATCTCTTGGGTTCCAGAACTTGCAATCAGAAACCAACAATCCAAAGACAAAGATGTTCTCGTTGTTGCTTGTAGACACCATTATTATCAATGAAAAAGCTGCAGAAGTTGTGACTTCAATCAGCTCCAAGTTAGTTAAGGatgttgcatactcattcaatgaggaagaggaggaagaagagtaTCCAAAGGTCAAAGCTGAATCTAATGGAGCTGAGGCATTCTTGTCGAAAGCGACTCTAAGGTCGGATAATCAGGAGACGTCAAAGGAGGAGCTGCGGAGGCAGCATCAGGCTGAGCTGGCCCGACAGAAGAATGAAGAAACTGTGAGGAGGTTGGCTGGGGGCGGTTCTGCAGCTGGAGATGGCCGTGGTTCTGTAAAAGCTTCAAGCGATCTCATTGCCTACAAGAATGTCAATGATATCCCACAGTCGAGGGAATTAATGATACAGATCGACCAAAAGAATGAGGCTGTCCTTTTGCCAATCCACGGCAGCATGGTGCCATTTCACATTGCTACTGTCAAGAGTGTTTCAAGCTAGTAGGACGGCAAAAATTGCTGTAGGATATGCCTTGGGAGTTTTAAATGATCACCGAGTACCATTCAAACTAAAAGGGAAGTTTTATAGAATAGCTGTAAGACCAACCACGCTTTAAGGAACAAAATGttgggcaaggggaaggcccaaaaagacgtggatggaggtagtaagaaaagacacgatgacctatggtctaactgaaggtatgacccttgataaagtggaacggtggaataggattcatgtaggtGACCCTAATTAATTAGGATATGGCTTacatgatgatgacgatgatgacgattatttcatatataaattgcaatatgaatttttatatatatatacatatatatagtttatatatatatatatatatatatatatatatatatatatatatatattttacatacACTTAGTATATGTATTGGAATTTGGAGCAACCGAAATTATCCCACCACCATTGTACCATGTATTGGAGGAACTAGTGGTGAATggatgtttggtttatccaaatggtatccagtttgaagctgaaaggcataaaaagtgcctcttccaagttcttttactcgGTCTTCTACTCAAAACAAAATGTTTACTATTCATCCTAGTATTATCttctacatactagtaacatacaagcaatattggggcaccataccataagctaaaaaatttcatgtccccataaacaaggcatcctccattgataatatatatatatatatatatatatatatatatatatatcataagttttttattttcatttacattcacaaatacattcatcatccatccaactattaacaacatttacaaaaaataaattatatccaaccaactcttaataataatttgcaacttaacctgtTAGGAACCGTCATGCATTGTAATGTCTTACGGTAAAGCGGGTTctaaggagttacaagttgaccctgacgacaacatataaatgaagcgataaagatataaatgattcaagattcattaaaggtttcgagaacttacattacatccacctcactcttattgccaagtagtcttaacgaaaatgcatccacactaccagaaggggaaaaaaaattgtGGATGCACCGATACAgtctagtatgaacggctgcctaAGTACCCAATgttggaagattgggatcaagccactacgtagttcttaatatttaaatcagaacatcttatgcataagcaaagaaaaaatcaaaacaaatcataatagaaatgtgtaccttctgtcatgcataagaagatgaaaagctgaaacaaatcactagattagtcaagcaaaactactaaataattcaagataaagatttagtcaaataatatccaaaataacctcaaacacaatccatatgtcctgaccaaattacaaaaatatgttcTTGACTTAGGAAAAGTTTTAAGTAAACTCCTTTAACATCTATGTTTTCGTCAGCACTCTAGGCCAAACGAGAACATCACCCACATCGCAATCGGCTAACGTCTTCTCAATGTCACCAAACACATTCGCACTGGGAACTTCAACAACATCCAATATAACTTTGATGCAATCTGGAGGGATGCCTGCATTATCTCTAATCAGACGCCCACATGCAACAACTCGACTACAAATATTTGTCAAATGAAAGATTTGTTCCACCCGTAGAAGTGGAGGTGGAGCTGACTCATCACGATGACTTGAGGTATTGCCAGATCGATAAAACCTCTACAAGAAATAGTTTGTATTATTTTCATGGATAAAATAGTAACTATACGTTATTCTTTAATTGTTAAAATACCTGGCCACATAAAAACCcttaaatgggtaactgattgtcTTAATCTATATACAATCATATCAAAATTTGTAATCTAAATGAACATGATTCAAAATAACTGGTAACCTGAGTTGTTTTCCTGCAACCAGTCTCACTTGATGCCAACACCACCTGTTCTCCATACATAAATAGATAAACAAAACTCAGAGCATGACATCAAAGAACATTGAATCCTCCTTTCACCAGtagtaacaaaaagaaaatgctcaATACAAGTGTAACAAGTTTATCCTCCTTTCTTTTTATTAAGCATGGTGATGGGGATATTCTTTTCTAACAAATGGGTGTAATCTATTTAGTCCCATACATGAAAGTAGACAtgaccaaaatctgaaaatcctaatcaatctaacaaaaaccaacaaaatccaaaacccaaaataagaTTCAAAACAAACGTGATTGGGCAGTCAAAACTGAAATATGTCCAATGGTCTTACTTGACAAACAAGTGTCCCAATCAGGTTAGAATTATTCAACCAATTTGACTTATGAACAGGAACTTGGCTCACTTCATGTACAAACTGAAAGATGAAACATACCATGAAATCTCTCTACCTGAGAAATGATTGCATTAGATTTAAAATCAACAGTACACATTGTTTACATTCAACCATCATAAGGTCATGATATGATTTCTAAAccctgtaaaagaaaataaagcaaacagATGATAGACACACAAAACAGTAAACAAAACTTGTGAAAGAATTAAATACATCAGCAACAACTCATGGTGCCCATCTTCAAATATCAAAATTAGGGAAATCAACTTGTACTTTCTCATAGTGCTATCCTTAAACTGAAAACCATCTCAGCACCAAATCTCACCATTTGCAATAGTTTATCTTTATTAACAGCAACACCAAAAGGACAACTGTAAATGGAAGTACTTGAGTTTGTAAAACCAACTTGTATTAAAAGGTGCAAAAATACCCCAAGCAAGTATGGATTTCAAATGTTGGGAAAAGGAAAGGTGGATCCCTTATCATTTTCCTTGTGCATGCATAAAATGTTAGTGTGATTGATCATCACTAACACACACAATGCCTATCCTGTGGAGGGGCAGAGGATCTAACTCGTTCAAATGGGTTGGGAGGAGGATTCAACTCGTTCAAATGGGGACCCAACAATGGACAGGAGGTGCCCCAAAAATCATCCTATGTCGAGTTTGTGGGCTGAGGTACCAGCCTGGGATAACAGCAAACGTCGTATATGACAGACTTGTTTTGCTAATTCCATACATGGCCAATGCAGGCACATGTGTGGATGTGCAGCAGATGATAAGATTGTAGCCACTCATTTGTCCATCTGATGGCAGCCTGGATGTTCTTGATGTGTGGGAATCATTGGTACGTGTGGGAATTAGCAAAATAAGATGAAAGCATGACTGGAAACTAAG
Coding sequences:
- the LOC131217490 gene encoding LOW QUALITY PROTEIN: FACT complex subunit SPT16-like (The sequence of the model RefSeq protein was modified relative to this genomic sequence to represent the inferred CDS: deleted 2 bases in 1 codon; substituted 1 base at 1 genomic stop codon) — encoded protein: CAWHICQTTIYSKSLSSRRLLTNVKKAGKDGTELTNVKKAAYLTSSVMKHFDVPKLEKKIDEEKKVSHSSLMDDTEKAILDPAKAKVKLKADNVDICYTPPKKNKIKXNQSGGEFDLKPSASSNDEDLYYDSTSVIICAIRYNSYCSNIARTFLIDANATQSKAYEVLLKAHEAAIGALKAGNKVSAVYQVAVSVVERDAPEFASHLTKSAGTGIGLEFRESGLSLNARNDRVLKPGMVFNVSLGFQNLQSETNNPKTKMFSLLLVDTIIINEKAAEVVTSISSKLVKDVAYSFNEEEEEEEYPKVKAESNGAEAFLSKATLRSDNQETSKEELRRQHQAELARQKNEETVRRLAGGGSAAGDGRGSVKASSDLIAYKNVNDIPQSRELMIQIDQKNEAVLLPIHGSMVPFHIATVKSVSS